CCTGAAAGCTGTTTAGGCCTTTTATCTGCTTGATTTTTAATTCCGACCAAGTCCAAAGCTTCCAACGCTTTCTCTCTTGCGTATTTGTAGGATTTACCTTGATACAGCAAAGGTAGTTCTACATTTTCAGCTATAGTATAGTTTTGAATAAGTTGAAATTGTTGGAAGATAAATCCTACAGATTTGTTGCGAAGATCGGACAATTTATTATCTGAAAATTTACTTATCTCAACATTTTCAAACTTATATATTCCTGTAAAATTCTTATCCAAAAAACCAAGAATATTAATCAACGTAGACTTTCCAGATCCAGATTCACCCATTATTGCGACAAAGTCACCGCTATTAATGTCCAAGCTAACATCTTTTAATACGTGAAGTTTGTTCTCTCCTGAATTGTAAAACTTATTAATTTTAATTAAATCTATCATGACTAATCTTCAACCTTTATTTCTTGATTATCTTTCAAATCTTTTACTTTAGAAATAATTTTATCACCAGATTTTAATCCAGAAATCACAGTATAAGAATTAGAATTTTTTTCAAGTTGAACTTCTTTTTTTACAGCTTTTGAATCTTTGTACTCAAAGACATAGTATTTAGAATCTTCTTCTTTTACCATGTCTTTGCCAAGTTCAATCTTGTCTGATTTTTTCCTAACTTGAACATTAAATCCAATGTGTATAGGTTTTTGTGTTTTGATTTTAAATACAAAATTTGAAGAATTACTTCCAGATTGTTCTGTCATATTTTGCATTTGATTAGCTTCAAATGATCCAGCCTGACTTTCTGGAGTATTGGAAATCTCTACCACAGTTCCTTTTGTTTTTTCATCCCCGTTAATAGGAATTACTTCAACCTCATCATTTTCTTTTAATTTGTTGTAGTCGTATTCAGAAATATTTCCTTCAATAATATTTTCATCGCTTGTGACTTCAATCAATGCTCCTTGACTCATCGGATTATCAATATTTTTGTCATTAACTTTACAAACTCCAGCAATTGTAGCCTTGATTGTTTTTCTTGAACTTTCTTTTAAATCATTAAGTTGTTTTCTTTGTAATTCTACTTGGTCAAGTGCTTGTTTGTAAGCTCTATTGGATTGATTAAGTGTCGGCTCCATTTGGTCAATTTGCATTTCCAATTCTGGAGAAAAAGTTTCGTTATATTTTTCTACTAATTTATTGTAGGATTTGTATGTGCTATTTCTATCTTCAAGTGCATAATTTGCTTGACTTTTTGCTTGTTCCAATTGCATTTCCATTTGATCAATTTGTTTTTCAACTTCCTTGTTCACAAAGGTAATCAGTGAATCTCCTTTTTTAACAGATTGACCAGTTTTCACATGAACTTTTTCAACCTCACCATAAGCTTGATTGTTGTAAACTTGTTGTGCATCTCCAGTTTTTGATATTGCACTGAACACCAAATCACTTCCTGCAGATACTGTATACAAGCTATACTTAGTTTCGTTTTTCTTATTAGCTTTAACTAATTTAAAGACCAATCCTCCAACACAGGCTAAAGCAATTATGGCTAAAATAATTGCAAATTTTTTATTATTTTTCATACGACCTCCTAATTGTATCTCTGTAATACTATTATAATACAGCGTAACTAATTAGTCAACATATTCAAAATTTTATTGTAGAATTTAATAAATCTCTCTAAAGATTCAATATCTAATCTTTCTTTTGTTGTGTGTACATCGTACATTGTAGGTCCAATTGAAATGCAATCAATGTTTTTATATTTCTCTGCAAACACCCCACATTCAAGTCCAGCGTGTATAACTTTAACATCTATTTCTTTGTCGTTTACTTTTGAGAAAGCTTTCTTTGCTACTTCCATTAGCTCTGAGTTTTCATTAAATTGCCAAGTAGGATAATAATTGTAATCGAAGGCTATTGCGTTGAATTTATTTGCTTTTGAAACTATATCTTCTCTCAGCTCAACTAATTTGTCGTGATTTGAAGATCGCGTAGACAATATGATTTCGAATTTATCATCCAAAGAATTAACAATCGCCAAATTGCAGGATGTTTCAACTGTTTCATCAAGTCCTTCGATGTAAGAAATCACACCAGAGTTTAATTCTCCAATTATATCAGATAAATTTTCTGTTGTTCTTTTATCTAAACATTTTTGTGCATTTACTTGTTCAATTACAAGCTTCAAATCCTTATCAAAATCTTCCAAATCAATCTTAGAGATAAATTCTTCTGACTTTTTGCTAATTGAATCAACAGATTCATCTGTAGATAAAATTAATTCTGCATTTGTAGGAATTGCATTGTCTTTTGTACCACCCTTAAAATCACAGATATAATAATCATCTAATGATTCCAAGAATTCAAACACAACCTTGATTGCATTTTTGTGGTTCTTATCAATTTCCATTCCAGAGTGTCCGCCTTTAAGTCCTTTTACAGAAATTTTGTAAAAATTAGACAAACTATCTGAAACGTAATTTTTGTCTATTTCAACATTGACATTTTCTCCACCACTGCTGCCTACAATCAATTCATTTTCATCTTCTGAATCTATGTTAATGAAATATTTTCCAGACAAATCAAAATCAAAATTCATCGCACCACTCATATCAACCTCTTCACTTGTAGTCACTACAGCTTCTATTTGAGGAAGTTTGTTGTTGGATGTCAAAGTAGCCATAGCTATGGCAAGGCCAATTCCATTGTCTGCGCCAAGGCTTGTCTTGTCAGCAAACATGAATCCATCTTTTTCTATGATTTTAATTCCATTGTCAAAATCATACTCTTCATCAGAAACGCAAACCATATCCATGTGTGCTTGAAGAATTATTCCTGGTTTATCTTCCAAACTTTTGTCTGATTCTCTTTTAATGTATATATTGTTGAACTTATCTCTTTTGCATTTCAAATTATTGTCGTGAGCAAATTTTTCCAAATAATCTGCAATCTTTTCTTCATGCTTTGAACATCTATTGATTTTAGAAAAATCTCTAAAATAATTTAATACAGTATTCTTATCCACTACGCACCTATAATTTCTTGTACTATTTTGTTAACTGTCTTACCATCAGTGTATTTGCCGTATTCTGCCATCATATACTTCATAATTTGTCCAATTGATTTGTTAGATTTTTCAAGAGAATTTTCTTCCATAAATTTTTCTATGATTTCTCTTAATTTATCTTCGGAAATTTGTTCTGGAAGATAAGATTTGATTATTTCTATCTTTTGTTTTGTTTCTTCTATAGTTTCTACTCTGTCTTTTGGAGTTTGTTCCAAAGCATCCACAGTTTCTTTAAGTTCTTTCTTAACAAACGCAATTTGTTCATCATCTGTCAAATCTCTTTTCTTTTCCTTTTGTTCCAATAAAATGTTGCTCATCATCAAAGAAATTACTCCGGCTTTTAATTTATCCTTGTTCTTCATAGCTAACATTTTG
This Finegoldia magna ATCC 53516 DNA region includes the following protein-coding sequences:
- a CDS encoding ABC transporter ATP-binding protein → MIDLIKINKFYNSGENKLHVLKDVSLDINSGDFVAIMGESGSGKSTLINILGFLDKNFTGIYKFENVEISKFSDNKLSDLRNKSVGFIFQQFQLIQNYTIAENVELPLLYQGKSYKYAREKALEALDLVGIKNQADKRPKQLSGGQQQRAAIARAIVHNPKFIIADEPTGALDSETSKEIMALFNELNQKLKITIIMVTHDKNITHNCNRKYFMLDGVLKERDSYEV
- a CDS encoding efflux RND transporter periplasmic adaptor subunit, with the translated sequence MKNNKKFAIILAIIALACVGGLVFKLVKANKKNETKYSLYTVSAGSDLVFSAISKTGDAQQVYNNQAYGEVEKVHVKTGQSVKKGDSLITFVNKEVEKQIDQMEMQLEQAKSQANYALEDRNSTYKSYNKLVEKYNETFSPELEMQIDQMEPTLNQSNRAYKQALDQVELQRKQLNDLKESSRKTIKATIAGVCKVNDKNIDNPMSQGALIEVTSDENIIEGNISEYDYNKLKENDEVEVIPINGDEKTKGTVVEISNTPESQAGSFEANQMQNMTEQSGSNSSNFVFKIKTQKPIHIGFNVQVRKKSDKIELGKDMVKEEDSKYYVFEYKDSKAVKKEVQLEKNSNSYTVISGLKSGDKIISKVKDLKDNQEIKVED
- the pepD gene encoding beta-Ala-His dipeptidase is translated as MDKNTVLNYFRDFSKINRCSKHEEKIADYLEKFAHDNNLKCKRDKFNNIYIKRESDKSLEDKPGIILQAHMDMVCVSDEEYDFDNGIKIIEKDGFMFADKTSLGADNGIGLAIAMATLTSNNKLPQIEAVVTTSEEVDMSGAMNFDFDLSGKYFINIDSEDENELIVGSSGGENVNVEIDKNYVSDSLSNFYKISVKGLKGGHSGMEIDKNHKNAIKVVFEFLESLDDYYICDFKGGTKDNAIPTNAELILSTDESVDSISKKSEEFISKIDLEDFDKDLKLVIEQVNAQKCLDKRTTENLSDIIGELNSGVISYIEGLDETVETSCNLAIVNSLDDKFEIILSTRSSNHDKLVELREDIVSKANKFNAIAFDYNYYPTWQFNENSELMEVAKKAFSKVNDKEIDVKVIHAGLECGVFAEKYKNIDCISIGPTMYDVHTTKERLDIESLERFIKFYNKILNMLTN
- a CDS encoding GatB/YqeY domain-containing protein produces the protein MSTIEKLRKDKMLAMKNKDKLKAGVISLMMSNILLEQKEKKRDLTDDEQIAFVKKELKETVDALEQTPKDRVETIEETKQKIEIIKSYLPEQISEDKLREIIEKFMEENSLEKSNKSIGQIMKYMMAEYGKYTDGKTVNKIVQEIIGA